A region from the Benincasa hispida cultivar B227 chromosome 10, ASM972705v1, whole genome shotgun sequence genome encodes:
- the LOC120089407 gene encoding PI-PLC X-box domain-containing protein DDB_G0293730, which produces MGSQVSKQVERRKSIHTEKKALAELQQNSGEDFPGSDYRPPDRKNWMSNLGSERTRINQIIWPGTHDSATNVIGIPFITRPFAQCQSLSIYEQLVLGTRLLDIRIQENRLVCHGILSTYSVDVVFADLKKFLAETQSEIVILEIRTEFGHDDPPDFDKYIVEQIGEFLIHNDDRVFEKTIAELLPKRVICIWKPRKSPAPKAGEPLWSGGYLKDNWIDTDLPSTKFESNLKFLSEQPPVTKRKYFYRVENTVTPKADNPILCVKPVTRRIHKFARLFIHQSFTKGVADKLQVLSTDFIDGDFVDACVGLTSARIEGKA; this is translated from the coding sequence ATGGGTTCTCAGGTATCGAAACAAGTCGAACGCCGGAAATCCATTCACACGGAGAAGAAAGCTCTGGCGGAGCTCCAGCAGAACTCCGGCGAGGATTTTCCGGGCTCCGATTACCGGCCACCGGACAGAAAAAACTGGATGTCAAATCTCGGCTCAGAAAGAACACGCATAAACCAAATCATATGGCCAGGGACTCACGATTCCGCCACAAACGTCATCGGAATTCCCTTCATCACGCGCCCTTTCGCCCAGTGTCAATCACTCTCCATTTACGAGCAGCTCGTGTTGGGCACGCGCCTCCTCGACATTCGTATTCAAGAAAATCGTTTAGTCTGCCATGGAATCCTCTCAACGTACAGCGTCGACGTCGTTTTCGCCGATTTAAAGAAATTCCTCGCCGAAACGCAATCAGAAATCGTAATCCTCGAGATCCGAACAGAGTTCGGCCACGATGATCCACCCGATTTCGATAAGTATATTGTCGAACAGATCGGCGAGTTTTTGATTCACAACGATGATCGGGTGTTTGAGAAGACGATTGCGGAATTGTTGCCGAAAAGGGTGATTTGTATTTGGAAGCCGAGAAAATCGCCGGCGCCGAAGGCCGGCGAGCCGTTGTGGAGTGGTGGGTATTTGAAGGATAATTGGATCGATACGGATCTGCCGTCGACGAAGTTTGAGAGTAATTTGAAATTCTTGTCGGAGCAGCCGCCGGTGACAAAGAGGAAATACTTTTACAGAGTGGAGAATACAGTGACACCGAAGGCCGATAACCCGATTTTGTGTGTGAAACCGGTGACGAGGAGGATTCATAAATTTGCTCGGTTGTTTATTCATCAAAGCTTTACAAAGGGCGTCGCCGATAAGTTGCAGGTTTTGTCGACGGATTTCATTGATGGGGATTTTGTGGATGCTTGCGTTGGACTTACAAGTGCAAGAATTGAAGGGAAGGCCTAA